A stretch of Triticum aestivum cultivar Chinese Spring chromosome 1D, IWGSC CS RefSeq v2.1, whole genome shotgun sequence DNA encodes these proteins:
- the LOC123180662 gene encoding LRR receptor-like serine/threonine-protein kinase GSO1, translating into MAIPLALLLSLLFGIVLAPECVATPDMAPATLLQVKSDLIDPQGILSGWSPEADVCSWHGVSCLPGEGIVTGLNLSGYGLSGTISPAISGLMSVEVIDFSSNSLTGPIPAELGMLQNLKTLLLYSNSLVGTIPPELGLLGNLKVLRLGDNMLHGEIPLQLGNCTELETMALAYCQLSGTIPHQIGNLKNLQQLVLDNNTLTGSIPEQLVGCANLRSLSVSDNRLGGTIPSFIGSLSVLQSLNLANNQFSGAIPADIGKLSSLTYLNLLGNRLTGAIPEELNQLSQLQVLDLSKNNISGVISISTSQLKNLKYLVLSDNLLDGTIPGDLCPGNSSLENLFLAGNNLEGGIEGLLNCISLRSIDASNNSFTGKIPSEIDRLANLVDLVLHNNSLTGVLPPEIGNLSNLEMLSLYHNGLTGVLPPEIGRLQRLKALFLYENQMSGTIPDEITDCTSLEEVDFFGNHFHGTIPEKIGNLKSLTVLQLRQNDLSGSIPASLGECRRLQALALADNRLSGALPDTFRLLTELSIITLYNNSLEGPLPEALFELKNLTVINISHNRFSGSVVPLLGSSSLSVLVLTDNNFSGVIPTAVTRSRNMVRLQLAGNRLTGAIPAELGSLTQLKMLDLSSNNLSGDIPAQLSNCLQLTHLNLERNSLTGAVPSWLGGLRFLGELDLSSNALTGVIPVELGNCSSLLKLSLSGNRLSGSIPQEIGRLTSLNVLNLQKNSLTGIIPPTLRRCNKLYELRLSENSLEGPIPMELGQLSELQVMLDLSRNRLSGQIPTSLGNLVKLERLNLSSNQLHGQIPTSLLQLTSLNRLNLSDNLLSGAIPAMLSSFPAASYAGNGELCGVPLPTCGANGRRLASATVSGIVAAIAIVSATVCMALLYIMLRMWSNWREVSVSSSDGEEPEAHDKGGKCCAGDGKYWKVGSGLVVAPSTEDKYSSASESTVLHGKLTEASAFNSKG; encoded by the coding sequence ATGGCCATTCCGCTTGCGCTTCTTCTATCTCTGCTCTTCGGCATCGTGCTTGCACCGGAATGTGTAGCCACACCGGACATGGCTCCTGCCACTCTGCTGCAGGTGAAGTCCGATCTCATTGATCCTCAAGGCATCCTCTCCGGCTGGTCGCCGGAGGCTGATGTCTGCTCCTGGCACGGTGTTTCATGCCTGCCGGGAGAGGGCATTGTGACAGGCCTCAACTTGTCGGGATACGGCCTATCGGGCACGATATCGCCGGCGATATCTGGCCTGATGTCCGTAGAAGTCATTGACTTCTCCTCCAACTCCCTCACCGGGCCGATCCCAGCAGAGCTCGGCATGCTGCAGAACCTGAAGACGCTGCTCCTCTACTCCAACTCCCTCGTCGGCACCATCCCTCCGGAGCTGGGCCTCCTTGGGAACCTAAAAGTTCTCAGGCTTGGCGACAACATGCTGCACGGTGAGATACCGCTGCAGCTCGGCAACTGCACGGAGCTCGAGACCATGGCGCTGGCCTATTGCCAGCTGAGTGGTACCATTCCTCACCAGATTGGCAACCTGAAGAATTTGCAGCAGCTGGTCTTGGACAACAACACTCTCACTGGAAGCATCCCGGAGCAGCTTGTTGGTTGCGCAAATCTGCGTAGTCTGTCAGTGTCTGATAATAGGCTGGGTGGCACCATTCCCTCGTTCATTGGCAGCCTGAGTGTTCTCCAGTCTCTCAACCTTGCAAACAATCAGTTTTCCGGTGCGATTCCGGCGGATATTGGGAAGCTTTCCAGCCTGACATACCTCAACCTGCTCGGCAACAGACTGACAGGTGCCATCCCGGAAGAGCTGAACCAGCTGAGCCAGCTGCAGGTTCTTGACCTGTCCAAGAACAACATCTCTGGAGTGATCAGCATCTCCACATCACAGCTGAAGAACCTGAAGTACCTTGTGCTGTCTGACAATCTTCTTGATGGCACCATACCTGGAGACCTCTGCCCCGGGAACTCAAGCTTGGAGAACCTGTTCCTTGCCGGGAACAACCTAGAAGGAGGCATCGAGGGGCTGCTCAACTGCATTTCTCTGCGATCAATTGACGCGTCGAACAACAGCTTCACTGGGAAGATTCCGTCGGAGATCGACCGGTTGGCGAACCTTGTCGACCTAGTGCTGCACAACAACAGCCTTACCGGCGTTCTGCCACCTGAGATAGGTAACTTGAGCAACCTGGAGATGCTGTCCCTGTACCACAATGGCCTCACCGGTGTGCTCCCCCCGGAGATCGGCCGGCTGCAGAGGCTGAAGGCCTTGTTCCTGTACGAGAATCAGATGTCCGGGACCATACCTGATGAGATTACCGACTGCACGAGCTTGGAGGAGGTGGACTTCTTCGGCAACCATTTCCATGGGACTATCCCTGAGAAGATTGGGAACCTCAAGAGCCTAACGGTGCTTCAGCTCCGGCAGAATGATTTGTCCGGCTCGATTCCAGCGAGCCTCGGGGAATGCAGGAGGCTGCAGGCATTGGCATTGGCGGACAACCGGCTCTCCGGCGCACTGCCGGACACGTTCAGGCTTCTCACCGAGCTCAGCATCATCACCCTGTACAACAACTCCCTCGAGGGCCCCCTGCCAGAAGCACTGTTCGAGCTGAAGAATCTGACGGTGATCAACATCTCGCACAACAGGTTCAGCGGCAGCGTCGTCCCTCTCCTTGGCTCGAGCTCCCTCTCCGTGCTGGTGCTGACCGACAACAACTTCTCCGGTGTCATCCCGACAGCGGTAACACGGTCGAGGAACATGGTCCGCCTCCAGCTGGCTGGCAACCGTCTGACCGGTGCAATCCCGGCCGAGTTGGGCAGCCTGACGCAGCTCAAGATGCTTGACCTCTCATCCAACAACCTCTCCGGCGATATCCCGGCGCAGCTCTCCAACTGCTTGCAGCTCACCCATCTGAACCTTGAGCGTAACAGTCTGACAGGCGCCGTGCCTTCCTGGCTCGGCGGCCTGCGGTTCCTCGGCGAGCTCGACCTCTCGTCGAATGCATTAACCGGTGTCATCCCAGTGGAGCTCGGCAACTGCTCGAGCCTTCTCAAGCTGTCTCTCAGCGGCAACCGTCTCTCGGGCAGCATTCCGCAGGAGATCGGAAGGCTCACGTCTCTGAACGTTCTGAACCTGCAGAAGAACAGTCTCACCGGCATCATACCGCCCACACTCCGGCGGTGCAACAAGCTCTACGAGCTACGCCTGTCGGAGAACTCGCTGGAGGGGCCGATCCCCATGGAGCTCGGTCAGCTGTCGGAGCTGCAGGTGATGCTGGACCTAAGCCGGAACAGGCTGTCCGGACAGATTCCGACGTCCCTCGGCAACCTCGTGAAGCTGGAGCGGCTGAACCTGTCCTCCAACCAGCTCCATGGGCAGATACCAACCTCACTGCTGCAGCTCACCAGCCTGAACCGCCTCAACCTGTCGGACAATCTCCTCTCGGGCGCGATACCTGCCATGCTATCAAGCTTCCCGGCCGCGTCCTACGCTGGCAACGGCGAGCTCTGTGGCGTGCCGCTGCCGACGTGCGGGGCCAACGGGAGGCGCCTCGCGAGCGCCACGGTGTCCGGCATCGTGGCGGCCATCGCCATCGTCTCGGCCACCGTGTGCATGGCTCTGCTGTACATAATGCTCAGGATGTGGAGCAACTGGAGGGAGGTGTCGGTGTCGAGCTCGGACGGCGAGGAGCCGGAGGCGCACGACAAAGGGGGCAAGTGCTGCGCCGGGGACGGGAAGTACTGGAAGGTCGGCTCGGGCCTGGTCGTCGCGCCGTCGACGGAGGACAAGTACAGctcggcgtcggagagcaccgttCTCCATGGGAAGCTCACGGAGGCGAGCGCCTTCAACTCCAAGGGCTAG